The Asticcacaulis sp. EMRT-3 genome segment TTGCGCGAAACGCTTGGCAAATCGAACGGAAGATCGGTAATCTGGTCCATGGCGGGTGTGGCACCGGCGGTGTTGGAAATGATTTAGGATTCGACACCCATAATCTATGCCAAAACAAAGCCTTACGCTACACCCGCTGCATCATTTTGCCGCTACCATGAATAAGAGCGGCTAGCCGTCATCATTCTGTGAGTCGGAGGTGATGATGGCTGGGCGCGAGGTTGCGGTAAAGAGATACGTTGTTCGGCTGAGCGCCGATGAGCGGGAGCGTCTTGAGGAGCTGAGGAGCAAGGGGACGATCCCTGCGCGGCGGCTGTTGAAGGTGCAGATCTTGTTGAAAGCCGATGTGTCTGAGGCTGGCGATGGCTGGAGCGACAGCCAGATTATGAAGGCCTTCGATACGACGGATACGATGGTTTACACCGTTCGCAAGCAGTTGGTTGAAGCGGGACTTGATGCCGTGCTGAGCCGCAAGCGGCGCGAGACACCACCGACGCCGCGGATCTTTGACGGTGAGACGGAAGCCAAACTCATCGCCCTGGCCTGTTCTGCCCCTCCGCCAGGGTTCGCCCGTTGGACCTTGCGGTTGCTTGAGGAGAAAGTTGTGGAGCTGGAGATCGTCGATCGGGCCAGCGACAGCACGATAGGGCGCGTTTTAAAAAAAGCCTCCTCAAGCCGCATACCAAAAAGTGCTGGGTAATTCCACCGGAAGCGAACCCGGCTTTCGTCGCGGCGATGGAGGATGTGCTGGAGGTCTACAAGCGACCGCACGATCCGAGGCGCCCTCTGGTCTGTCTCGATGAGACGTCAAAGCAATTGATTTGCGAAACGCGCACGCCGATTCCCATGAAGCCCGGGAGCCCGGCCCGCTATGACTATGAGTACCGGCGTAACGGCGTCGCCAACCTCTTCATGATGTTCGCCCCTCTTGAAGGCTGGCGACACGTGAAGGTGACGGATCGGCACACCGCCATAGACTACGCCCACGTTCTCAGAGAAATCTCCGACGATTACTTCCCCGATGCCGACCTGATCACCCTGCTTCAAGACAACTTGAACACCCACGCCAAGTCGTCGCTCTACCAAGCCTTTCCAGCGCCCGAAGCGCGCCGCCTCGTCCAGCGCTTTGAGTGGGTCTACACGCCAAAGCATGGCTCTTGGCTCGATATGGCCGAGTCAGAACTGGCTGTCCTCTCCACCCAATGCCTTGATCGCCGCATCCCAGACAAACAGGCCCTCGAACGTGAGGTTGCCGCCTGGGTCAAACACCGCAACCAGCATCACGCAAAGGCCGACTGGCGCTTCACTACCGAAACCGCACGGGTCAAGCTTAAGCACCTATACCCCGTGCTTTAGGTGAATCGGCCGACTAGATGCCTTTCTCGCCTCATGCTAGCTTGACAAGAAAATTAAGAATGATTATCAAAAGCAATAATATTGAGAAAAGTTCTCAATTGCAGATGAGTGAATGGATTTGTCCATGCGCAGATTATTGGGAACCGTCTTGCCCTTTGTGGCTTTCGTTACTTTTGGACTTGGGGCTGGTTCGGTCCACGCCGAGGACCAGTACATCATTACGTTGAAAAACCACAAGTTTACGCCGCAGGTTATGACCATTCCAGCGGATACCAAGGTCAAGGTCACGATCAAAAATCAAGATACCACGCCTGCAGAATTTGAAAGCAACGAGCTCAATCGCGAAAAGATCGTCGGCGGCAATTCGCAAATCACAGTGTTCATAGGCCCGTTGAAGACCGGCCTCTATGGCTATTTCGACGACTTTCACAAGGCGACGACGACCGGAAAGATCGAGGCGAAGTGAGTGGCATGAAACATCTATCAAAAAGCGCGGTTGCGCTTGCCATTTTAGGCATAGGCGCCGTCCTGGCGTTTCCAGCGCTGGCCATCGACAAGGTCTATTCGCCCAATGTCGTCAAGGGCGAGGTCGAATTAGAATATGCCGGGTCGCAGGGCTTTTCTCGCGACCCCAACAAGAATAATGCGCAATCGCATGAATTCGAGTTCGAATATACACCCACTGATCACATTAAGCTCGAACTGGAAGGGTCCTATCAGCGCGCGCCCGGCGAAGCACTCAAGCTGGATGCGCGGGAGATCGGCGGCATCTATCAGCCGTTCGAAACCGGTGAAAAGTGGGCCGATGTGTCGCTGAAGCTGATGTATGTCAAGGCGGCGCAAAGGGGCGATAGTGACGCCATCGAAGCCAAGCTGCTTGTCGAAAAGCAGGTCGGCCACTTCCTCAATCGCGCCAATATCGGTTTTGAGCAACCAATCGGCGCTCACGGCGGCCAGGCGGATCGCGTCATCCTGTGGAACACGCGCTATCTCTTAAACGAGCATTTCAACCCGGGCTTTGAAGTTCAAAGCGATTTCGGCACCGCGTCTGAAGGCAAGAGCTTCAACACCCAGCAGCATTATGCCGGGCCGGGCGTGTACGGCACCATCGTCCCCGGCCTGAAATACGAGGCCGTCTATTATTTTGGACTGAGCAAGCCCACGGCCCGCAATGCGGCGCGCGTCCTGCTCGAATACGAGAAATACTTTTAAGGAACCGCCTCGCATGTTGGCCACGCTTATCATCGTCCTGCGCGAATTGATCGAAGCCGGACTTATCGTCGGCATCGTTCTGGCCGCCACCCGCGGCGTGCCGACGAGGGGTCTGTGGATCGGTGGCGGCATTGTTGGCGGCATAATCGGCGCATGCCTGATCGCGTTGTTTACCGGCGCCATTTCTCAGGCGTTTCAGGGCGTGGGCCAGGAACTGTTCGATGTCTGCGTCCTGCTGATCGCCGTCGCCATGCTGACTTGGCATAATGTATGGATGGCCAGCCATGGCCGTGAGATCGCCGCCGAAATGCAAGCGGCGGGCTCCGCGGTAGTTTCGGGGCAAAAAACCTTGACGGCCCTAGCCGTCGTCGTCGGTATCGCCGTGTTGCGCGAAGGGTCCGAAATCGTCCTTTTTCTGTATGGCATTGCCATTTCCGGTCAGGAAAAGCCGGTCAATATGGTCTTGGGTGGCGGGTTTGGTCTGGTGCTTGGTGTCGGTTTGTCAGCGCTAATGTATCTTGGTTTGCTCCGCATCCCGATGCGGCACTTCTTCAAGGTCACGGGGATCATGATTGCCCTGTTGAGCGCCGGTCTTTTGGCTCAGGCCGCCAGCTTCCTTGAACAGGCGGGCATTCTTAACATATTTGCCAGTCCGCTTTGGGATTCGTCATGGCTCCTGGCACAGGACAGCCTTTTCGGCAAAATCATGCATACGCTGATAGGCTATATGGACCACCCGACCGGAGCCGAACTTCTGGCCTATGGGATGTCACTGGTTGTGACCTTCGGTCTGATGCGCCTCGTGGCGTATCGATCGACGCAGTAAGCAGCGACCGCATAGAAATTTGATGAACACTACGCGTGGCAGGTCAACGAAAAGAGGTCTGAGTTGCGCCTCGTAAGTCAGCCCGGCACGTCTCAGGCCTCCAAGCCCTATGCGGAGCGGCTTATTTCGGCGCGATCGCTGTCACCTCGCCAACCATGCCCGTGACTTTCACATCGAAGGCGATTTTTTGCCCAACCTTCACCATCTTCAGCAATGTCGCCGGCGTGGCCTTGAAGGCCATGGTCATGGCCGGCCAGCCAACGGCCGGAATCGGGCCGTGCTGGATCGTCAGCTTACCCGCCTTGATATCTATGGCCGTGATAGTGCCGACACCCTTGCCGGTTTTGACGGCTACCGCGGACATGCTCATCCCCGCCATCCCGTTCATGTCATCGGCCAACGCCAGGGGAGCGGCAGCCAGTAGGGAAACGCCAATTGCAATCGTTATAAACGCTCTCATCATAATCTCCTCCTCCTATGATTGATTGCAAGATTGGATCTGGAATTTTGTAAAATCTTCAAAGATCCATTTGTTCTTGAGCGTATGGAATATCGTGTTGAGGAGCTTTCGAGACGTGGCGATGATGGCCTTGCCTGAACCGCGTGACGCCTTCACACGTTCGTAAAACTCATGGAAGTAGGGACTGTAGCGTTTGGCGGTCAGGCAGCATTGAACGAGCGTCTTGCGGGCGATCTTGTTGCCACGCTTGGTGATGTGTCCGCTGTGTAGGCTGTCGTTCGACTGCGAAATGCGCGGCACGATACCAAAATAGGCGGCGAGCTTTCCCGGATCCTTGAACTCCGCGATGTCCCCGATATGTGTCAGAAGCGTAGCGGCCGACAACGGCCCGATGCCCTTGATGCTGATGAGGTTCTCATAGCCCGGCAGGGATTTGGCGAAGGCGGCGATCTCGGTTTCAAGGCGTTTCACGCCCGCTCGAAGGGCCTCTAATTGCCCGGCGATGACGTCAAATTCGACCTGCTCAATGGCTGTCCAGGTGTGGCTTGCGACGTGCCGTTCGAAGCCGACCTTCGTGGTCAGAACCTCGCGCTTGACCTTCAGGCCGTGGCGCACCGACATGCCATGAACCTTGTTGATCAAGGAGACACGCAGCCTGATCAGCTGTTCACGGGTGGCGATGAGCGACGACAGTTCGAGGTGAGCCTCATTCCTTGAGCGCGCTTCGGGAAGCATGTCTTTGGACAAAAAGAAGGCGATGGCACGGGCATCATGCTTGTCGGTTTTCTTGACCGAGCGACGGATAACTTCGAACTGCCAAGCCGCAATCACCACGACACGGCTCACGTGTGGGGACACCATCTTGCAGAAATGTGCCGAGTTGCCCGTGGCCACAACACCCACTTCATCGCCGGGTTCCAGCTGAGATATCAGGCGCTCCAAGCCGCCGCCTTGAACCGGAAGCGTAAGCAAACGATCCGGCACACCGTCTTGTAAAAAACACGCTGTCAGGCTATTTGTATGCAGGTCTACACCGATATAACGCGTCATGATTATCTCCAGTATGAGTGATACACATTGGGGTAGATGCTTCAGCAGGATGGCTCCATTCTCCTATTCGAGATCATCACAATCAGTTCTGGTAAAACTAACCTGTGAGCCTCACGGCGGCCATTCAGTGGCAGGGCGGGCAGTCTCCTCGACGAGGTCTGATCCCGCTCCCGCCGTCTCCAGCGGTCGCGGGGCCTCACATAGCAAATGCACCCTGCCGCCTATCCACCCTGGAAAGCATTTTCCCAGATCCAGCAAAGCTGGCAAATCAATTCATACCGTCTCCTCGATCATCTCGACGCCTATCTTGGCATCGCTTGTCATAGCGACGATCCGAAGGCCCCTCTCTTTCGCAGTGGCAAAGGCCGAACCGCCGAACTCGGCCATCTGCGGCTTAGCCGACATGACGCCTATTCTATGATCCGCCGTCGTGCCACCGCGGCTGGCGTCAAGGCCAAGATCGGCAATCACTCGTTTCGAGGCACCGGCATAACGACGTTTCTGGAAAATGAAGGCACGCTCGAATTGGCTCAAGAAATGGCCAACCACTCAAGCCCGCGAACAACCAAGCTCTATGATCGGCGGCGCGACGGCATCACCCAAGATGCCATAGAGCGCATACGGATCGAGTGAGTGAGGAAGTAGAGACCGTCCCTTCAATCGATTGGAATCGCCTGTGAATTATGAAAGGGGGCCGCTAGTAGTACCTATAATAACAGCTTTTAGGACTGATCGAGCTTCAAATCCGGCTGCAAAATTAGGAGAGTTTAAAAACGGATCAGGGACGCAAGGCACTTGCAGTAGCCCAGGCCTACCTCAAGGAACTGAGACAAGAGGTAGATAAAAAATCATAGAAACCGTTATCAATTTGCCTTCCACACAAATATTACTCGTCATGACTGCACTCACTGATCTGGGTCAGTCCGGGCGGACTTCCAGGAGGGTGGCGGGTGGCGTCGCAGAGCAGCCCTCTGACATTCATTGACACCGTGGATTTAGCACGTATGCTAAAATAGTAATGGTCAAAGCCCTGCTCTATATTTTCGCCGTCCTCGGCCTGCTGATCTCGCCTGTGTACGCGCAGGCGACACAGAAGGGTTGTGCTGGTGTGGGCAGTCCGATGATGGCGAGCAGGTCTTCACACACCGCGATGCCTGAAATGAAGTCGTCCGACGGTATGGCATGTTGCGGCCATGATAAGGCCGACAGTTCGTCCCATGACAAGACATGCTTCAACGACTGCATTGCCATGTGCGGCATCAGCGTGGGCGCAGCTTCTGATGAAACGATGATCCTGCCCGTACTCTCCGTCGAACAAGTTTCTTTCAATGACACGTTACCGGCCCTTTTTGCTCAAGAGCCTAGCCTCGTTGTTCCTCCCCCCAAATCAAAAGCGTAACTGGCGGATTCCGTCAACATTTACGCTCGTCAAGGCCTTGCTGGCCCATGCCTTCGTGCATCCAGCGCCGTCTTGAATATCGCTTGACCGTGATGCCATGTGCCGCGGGCAAGCCTCAGATATGATTTGAGGAGACTTCTCCAATGACTATGCGTCAAACCCTCGCCACCGCTGCGTGCGCGATCACCATTGGCCTACTTGCCGCTACCGCCGCTTCAGCCCAAAGTTCAAACACTATCCCATGTCACAAGTGCGGGTATCACACGATAGCACGCTCACCGAACCCGCACGATCTTATGCCCAGGATCGTCAAGGTGACATGTGCGCCAGCTAAGATGGGCGATTGCCTGAAAACCGGAAAGTAACACCACGCCGTCCCTACCGCTTTTGCGACGGGGGCGGCTGTCGGTTTCCAATTTCCATTTCAGGGATATTCCATGCGATTTCTTTTTTTAACGACTTTCTCAGCCCTGCTGATACCCTTTGTTTGCGCATCTGCAGCGATAGCTGAACCACTGACTTTCGATGCTGCGCTCAAACTGGCAGAACAATCGGCGCCCAGCCTTGCCGCGAGCAATGCGGCCGTAGCGGCGGCACGGTCTTCAGCCATCTCGGCTGGGCGACTGCCTGATCCCAAAATCCGCGCGGGCATTCAAAACTTCCCAATATCTGGACCGCCCGCCGGTTCATTTTCTGCCGCCAGCATGACGATGACGTCTATCGGCATTATGCAGGAAGTGCCTAATTCCGACAAACGTGCGGCGGCACGAACCCAAGCCCGTGCCGGCATTGGTGTTGCTCTGGCTGGCCAAAATGTCGAGAAACGCGATGTCCTTGTCAACACAGCATTGGCATGGATTGATCTCTATTATGCCCATCGGGAATTAGAATCTCTGGATGAGCTGACACCAGCTATTGACCGGATAAGGACCAGTGCGCCTGCACAATTAGCGGCAGGTTCTTTGCGACCCGCCCAGACGCTGGATGCCGATCAACTGGCTGCAAACCTCGCTGACATGCGCGCCGATCTCATTGCGAAAGTGGCGGCCGCGCGGTCTGATCTGGTGCGTTGGACGGGAGATACCGCACCCGAAATCCAAGGTGAACCACCCGCCTACGCCGTTGACCCCGGCCAGTTGCGGGCGGTGCTCGATACTAATCCGAAGCTCAAGGCCTTTAGCGCCATGTCACAGCAAGCGGATGCTGACGTGAGCATGGCCAAGGCAGGTAAGCGCTCTGACTGGGGCTGGGATGTCGCCTATCAGCACCGTGATCCGCGATGGGGCGACATGGTTTCAACAGGTGTGACATTTAGCCTGCCATTGTTCCAGAAAACCCGGCAGGACCCTGCAATCGAAGCCAAGTTGGAAATGGCAGAGAAGGTTCGCTTCGAGCAGGATGCGGCCTATCGCCAACTGCAGGCTGCGCTTGAAGCCGATCTGGCGGACTACGCGATGCATCGTGATCGGCTGTTGCGAGCGCGGATGACCCTCCTCCCTTTGGCGCAGAAGAGAATCGATCTGGAAACAGCCAGCTACAGCGCGGGCACGGCGAGCCTAAACGATGTCCTTCAGGCACAATTAGCCCTAGCCGAAACCAAAATTGATGCGCTCAACCGCGAAACCGACACCGTGCGTGACGCCGCCCGCCTTACCCTGACCTATGGGAATAACGACCAATGAAAACTTCCATCACATTTTCGCGCCCCGTTTTTGCCGTCTCTGTCGCAGCCCTCATTATTGCTGCTGGCGGTGCCGGTTATGGGCTGTCCCATTTGAACAGGTCATCCAATTCGTCTGCACCCGTAGGTGATGCGGCCAAAGATACAGGCAAAAAGGTGCTTTATTGGTACGACCCGATGGTGCCGAGCCAACATTTCGATAGACCGGGTAAATCGCCGTTTATGGACATGCAACTTGTGGCCAGATTTGCTGGCGATAGTGGGGGTGATAGTGCATCCGTTCATATTGATCCGGCAACACTTCAGAACCTTGGCACACGTTTGGTTTCGGTGCAGTCGGGAAACTTCTCCGACACTTTTGACGCAGCAGGCGCACTTGACTTCAACCAGCGTGATGTTGCCGTCATTCAGGCGCGGGCTAACGGTTTCGTCCAGCGCGTCTATGCCCGCGCTCCCGGTGATGTCGTCACGGCGGGCGCACCAATCGCAGATATTCTTGTGCCAACATGGTCTGGGGCCCAATTAGAATATCTGGCCGTCAGGCAGACGCATGACCCCGCGCTTGAAGCCGCCGCCCGCCAACGCCTTGTTCTCCTCGGAATGCCGCAAGGCCTGATCAACACGGTGTCCCGCACCAACAGACCCGCAACAACGGTTACCATCACGACCCCGGTGGGCGGCGCTATTCAGACCCTTGATGCCCGCCAGGGTATGACGGTCAGCATGGGGCAAACCCTGGCTCAGGTTACCAGTCTTGCAACCGTCTGGCTCACGGCCTCCGTTCCGGAAATTCAGGCCGGTCAGGTTAGGGTCGGTCAGGCTGTAAGCGCGGACTTAACAGCGTTTCCGAACGAGACCTTCAATGGCCGCGTCGTCGCCATACTGCCTACAACTGAAACCGACAGCCGGACGCTGAGCGTTCGGGTCGAATTACCGAATAGAAGCGGAAAGCTACGTCCTGGGATGTATGCGACCGTTCATCTTCACGGTGACACGACATCAGCTCTTTCCGTACCCTCAGAAGCCCTGATTCGCACGGGCAAA includes the following:
- a CDS encoding efflux RND transporter periplasmic adaptor subunit — protein: MKTSITFSRPVFAVSVAALIIAAGGAGYGLSHLNRSSNSSAPVGDAAKDTGKKVLYWYDPMVPSQHFDRPGKSPFMDMQLVARFAGDSGGDSASVHIDPATLQNLGTRLVSVQSGNFSDTFDAAGALDFNQRDVAVIQARANGFVQRVYARAPGDVVTAGAPIADILVPTWSGAQLEYLAVRQTHDPALEAAARQRLVLLGMPQGLINTVSRTNRPATTVTITTPVGGAIQTLDARQGMTVSMGQTLAQVTSLATVWLTASVPEIQAGQVRVGQAVSADLTAFPNETFNGRVVAILPTTETDSRTLSVRVELPNRSGKLRPGMYATVHLHGDTTSALSVPSEALIRTGKRTLVMMAAGNGGFTPVEVRTGRENGDRTEILAGLSAGDKVVASGQFLIDSEASLAGIQARPLTAMSSANAAPSTGTLYQTRGVIEQVKGDSITLSHEPVPAIGWPAMTMTFRLSSAALATGMKAGDHVSFGFTQKPDGPVIETLQPIGVKP
- a CDS encoding IS110 family transposase produces the protein MTRYIGVDLHTNSLTACFLQDGVPDRLLTLPVQGGGLERLISQLEPGDEVGVVATGNSAHFCKMVSPHVSRVVVIAAWQFEVIRRSVKKTDKHDARAIAFFLSKDMLPEARSRNEAHLELSSLIATREQLIRLRVSLINKVHGMSVRHGLKVKREVLTTKVGFERHVASHTWTAIEQVEFDVIAGQLEALRAGVKRLETEIAAFAKSLPGYENLISIKGIGPLSAATLLTHIGDIAEFKDPGKLAAYFGIVPRISQSNDSLHSGHITKRGNKIARKTLVQCCLTAKRYSPYFHEFYERVKASRGSGKAIIATSRKLLNTIFHTLKNKWIFEDFTKFQIQSCNQS
- a CDS encoding IS630 family transposase (programmed frameshift); translated protein: MAGREVAVKRYVVRLSADERERLEELRSKGTIPARRLLKVQILLKADVSEAGDGWSDSQIMKAFDTTDTMVYTVRKQLVEAGLDAVLSRKRRETPPTPRIFDGETEAKLIALACSAPPPGFARWTLRLLEEKVVELEIVDRASDSTIGRVLKKAFLKPHTKKCWVIPPEANPAFVAAMEDVLEVYKRPHDPRRPLVCLDETSKQLICETRTPIPMKPGSPARYDYEYRRNGVANLFMMFAPLEGWRHVKVTDRHTAIDYAHVLREISDDYFPDADLITLLQDNLNTHAKSSLYQAFPAPEARRLVQRFEWVYTPKHGSWLDMAESELAVLSTQCLDRRIPDKQALEREVAAWVKHRNQHHAKADWRFTTETARVKLKHLYPVL
- a CDS encoding tyrosine-type recombinase/integrase codes for the protein MHPAAYPPWKAFSQIQQSWQINSYRLLDHLDAYLGIACHSDDPKAPLFRSGKGRTAELGHLRLSRHDAYSMIRRRATAAGVKAKIGNHSFRGTGITTFLENEGTLELAQEMANHSSPRTTKLYDRRRDGITQDAIERIRIE
- a CDS encoding TolC family protein, translating into MRFLFLTTFSALLIPFVCASAAIAEPLTFDAALKLAEQSAPSLAASNAAVAAARSSAISAGRLPDPKIRAGIQNFPISGPPAGSFSAASMTMTSIGIMQEVPNSDKRAAARTQARAGIGVALAGQNVEKRDVLVNTALAWIDLYYAHRELESLDELTPAIDRIRTSAPAQLAAGSLRPAQTLDADQLAANLADMRADLIAKVAAARSDLVRWTGDTAPEIQGEPPAYAVDPGQLRAVLDTNPKLKAFSAMSQQADADVSMAKAGKRSDWGWDVAYQHRDPRWGDMVSTGVTFSLPLFQKTRQDPAIEAKLEMAEKVRFEQDAAYRQLQAALEADLADYAMHRDRLLRARMTLLPLAQKRIDLETASYSAGTASLNDVLQAQLALAETKIDALNRETDTVRDAARLTLTYGNNDQ
- a CDS encoding FTR1 family protein, which encodes MLATLIIVLRELIEAGLIVGIVLAATRGVPTRGLWIGGGIVGGIIGACLIALFTGAISQAFQGVGQELFDVCVLLIAVAMLTWHNVWMASHGREIAAEMQAAGSAVVSGQKTLTALAVVVGIAVLREGSEIVLFLYGIAISGQEKPVNMVLGGGFGLVLGVGLSALMYLGLLRIPMRHFFKVTGIMIALLSAGLLAQAASFLEQAGILNIFASPLWDSSWLLAQDSLFGKIMHTLIGYMDHPTGAELLAYGMSLVVTFGLMRLVAYRSTQ
- a CDS encoding cupredoxin domain-containing protein → MRRLLGTVLPFVAFVTFGLGAGSVHAEDQYIITLKNHKFTPQVMTIPADTKVKVTIKNQDTTPAEFESNELNREKIVGGNSQITVFIGPLKTGLYGYFDDFHKATTTGKIEAK
- a CDS encoding copper-binding protein; this translates as MMRAFITIAIGVSLLAAAPLALADDMNGMAGMSMSAVAVKTGKGVGTITAIDIKAGKLTIQHGPIPAVGWPAMTMAFKATPATLLKMVKVGQKIAFDVKVTGMVGEVTAIAPK